A single region of the Candidatus Polarisedimenticolia bacterium genome encodes:
- a CDS encoding efflux RND transporter permease subunit: MTLSDLSIRNPVFAWMLMAALIIFGGISFARLGVSQMPDVDFPVVNVSVSMEGAAPEIMESDIADVIEEAVSTVEGIREVSSNSRQGTTNITIEFELGRDIDAALQDVQSKIAQAQRNLPREIDPPIVTKVNPEDQPIMWVALSGNRPPQELADLVKNKLKDDFQTVPGVGNIFLGGYRERSVRVWLDARRLEAYGLSVSDVLDALRRQHVEIPAGRIESAEREMNVRAEGEAPTVEEFGGIVVAEHNGSQILLNDVAVVQDGLEDKRRISRTMGVTAQGMGVVKQRGSNAVEVGQAVKAKMADIRKRLPSDLSLDIVFDGTKPVEEAIHEIEFTLILSVLLTGMVCWLFLGSFSSTFNVLLSIPTSIIGTFAVMYFCGFTLNTFTLLGLSLAVGIVVDDAIMVLENIYRHAEHGASRLKASIDGAREITFAAMAATAAIIAIFLPVAFMKGIIGRFFFQFGVTVSVAVAFSLLEAITLTPSRCSQFLSVGERTTRIGQAAEAAFAALARLYGRVLGPTLRHRFLVLGGTLAVFALSLLLLFGVNREFVPSQDIGRVLARIQTPVGSSIDYTDEMVKKCEQWVVTRPEVERYFVAVGSSGGGSSGEVNNAILFVTLKPRSERTVTQAQFMADMRKTLNTIPSLRVTIQDLSQAGFTAQRGFPVEFTVRGGDWGVLADSAAKIMSGMKASPLFVDVDTDYQLGMPEVQIMPNRKLAADLGVSMQEIGDTLNALIGGVRAVKFKDKGKRYDVRVRLLADQRLRPEDIAPLFVRARNGQLVRLTDLVEVQVKPSLLSITRKNKARAIGIFANVAAGESQAEALQQVQKIAKGVLPEGYEVVLSGSAQTFQESIQSLIFALILGVIVSYMVLASQFNSFIHPITVLMALPFSFTGAVLALFLTGKSLNIYSMIGIILLMGLVKKNSIILVDYTNQLRRAGRSREEALLEACPVRLRPIVMTSLATIAGALPAAISLGPGAELRQPMALAVIGGVLVSTLLTLFAVPAAYHLFDAWMGTRREAFERSYADAVAATGVATPAPLEHGP; encoded by the coding sequence ATGACTCTTTCCGACCTCTCGATCCGCAATCCTGTCTTCGCCTGGATGTTGATGGCCGCCCTCATCATCTTCGGCGGCATCTCCTTCGCAAGGCTGGGCGTCAGCCAGATGCCCGACGTCGACTTCCCGGTGGTCAACGTGAGCGTCAGCATGGAAGGCGCGGCCCCCGAGATCATGGAGAGCGACATCGCCGACGTGATCGAGGAGGCGGTCAGCACGGTGGAGGGGATCCGCGAGGTCTCCTCCAACAGCCGCCAGGGGACGACCAACATCACCATCGAGTTCGAGCTGGGGCGCGACATCGACGCGGCGCTGCAGGACGTGCAGAGCAAGATCGCCCAGGCGCAGCGCAACCTGCCGCGCGAGATCGACCCGCCGATCGTGACCAAGGTGAACCCCGAGGACCAGCCGATCATGTGGGTGGCCCTATCCGGGAACCGGCCGCCGCAGGAGCTGGCGGATCTGGTCAAGAACAAGCTCAAGGACGACTTCCAGACGGTGCCCGGGGTCGGCAACATCTTCCTGGGCGGCTATCGCGAGCGCAGTGTGCGTGTCTGGCTCGACGCGCGCCGCCTGGAAGCCTACGGATTGTCGGTCAGCGACGTCCTGGACGCGCTGCGCCGCCAGCACGTGGAGATTCCCGCCGGCCGGATCGAATCGGCGGAGCGCGAGATGAACGTGCGTGCCGAGGGCGAGGCGCCGACGGTGGAGGAGTTCGGCGGCATCGTGGTCGCGGAGCACAACGGGTCGCAGATTCTTCTGAACGACGTGGCGGTGGTGCAGGACGGGCTGGAGGACAAGCGCCGCATCAGCCGGACGATGGGGGTGACGGCCCAGGGGATGGGGGTCGTCAAGCAGCGCGGCTCCAACGCCGTGGAGGTCGGCCAGGCGGTCAAGGCGAAGATGGCGGACATCCGCAAGCGCCTTCCCTCCGACCTGAGCCTCGACATCGTCTTCGACGGCACCAAGCCGGTGGAGGAGGCGATTCACGAGATCGAGTTCACCTTGATCCTGTCGGTCCTGCTGACCGGGATGGTCTGCTGGCTGTTCCTGGGGTCCTTCTCGTCGACGTTCAACGTCCTGCTGTCGATTCCGACCTCCATCATCGGCACCTTCGCCGTCATGTACTTCTGCGGCTTCACCCTCAACACCTTCACGCTGCTGGGGCTGTCGCTGGCCGTCGGCATCGTCGTGGACGACGCCATCATGGTCCTGGAGAACATCTACCGCCACGCCGAGCACGGCGCCTCCAGGCTGAAGGCATCCATCGACGGGGCGCGCGAGATCACTTTCGCGGCGATGGCCGCCACCGCGGCGATCATCGCCATCTTCCTGCCCGTCGCGTTCATGAAGGGGATCATCGGCCGGTTCTTCTTCCAGTTCGGCGTGACCGTGTCGGTGGCGGTCGCTTTCTCGCTGCTGGAGGCGATTACGCTGACCCCGTCGCGCTGCTCGCAGTTCCTGTCGGTGGGCGAGCGCACCACCCGCATCGGCCAGGCGGCGGAAGCCGCCTTTGCCGCGCTGGCCAGGCTCTATGGCCGCGTCCTGGGCCCCACGCTGCGCCACCGCTTCCTGGTCCTCGGCGGCACCCTGGCCGTGTTCGCCTTATCGCTGCTGCTGCTCTTTGGAGTCAACCGCGAGTTCGTCCCGTCGCAGGACATCGGGCGTGTCCTGGCGCGCATCCAGACTCCGGTCGGCTCGTCCATCGACTACACCGACGAGATGGTCAAGAAGTGCGAGCAGTGGGTCGTGACGCGGCCGGAAGTCGAGCGCTACTTCGTGGCGGTGGGGAGCAGCGGGGGCGGCAGCAGCGGCGAGGTCAACAACGCCATCCTGTTCGTCACCCTCAAGCCACGCAGCGAGCGCACGGTGACCCAGGCCCAGTTCATGGCCGACATGCGCAAGACGCTCAACACCATTCCGTCGCTGCGCGTGACCATCCAGGACCTTTCGCAGGCGGGTTTCACCGCCCAGCGCGGCTTCCCCGTCGAGTTCACGGTGCGTGGCGGCGACTGGGGCGTCCTCGCCGACAGCGCCGCCAAGATCATGAGCGGCATGAAGGCCTCGCCCCTGTTCGTGGACGTCGACACCGACTACCAGCTCGGCATGCCCGAGGTGCAGATCATGCCGAACCGCAAGCTGGCGGCCGACCTGGGGGTGTCCATGCAGGAGATCGGCGACACCCTCAACGCCCTCATCGGCGGCGTGCGCGCCGTCAAGTTCAAGGACAAGGGGAAGCGCTACGACGTGCGGGTGCGGCTGCTGGCCGATCAGCGGCTGCGCCCCGAGGACATCGCCCCCCTCTTCGTGCGCGCCAGAAATGGCCAGCTGGTGCGCCTCACCGACCTGGTCGAGGTGCAGGTGAAACCCTCGCTCCTGTCGATCACGCGCAAGAACAAGGCGCGCGCCATCGGCATCTTCGCCAACGTGGCCGCCGGCGAGTCGCAGGCCGAAGCGCTGCAGCAGGTCCAGAAGATCGCCAAAGGGGTCCTGCCCGAAGGCTACGAGGTGGTCCTCTCCGGCAGCGCCCAGACCTTCCAGGAGTCGATCCAGAGCCTGATCTTCGCCCTGATCCTCGGAGTCATCGTCTCCTATATGGTCCTCGCTTCGCAGTTCAACTCCTTCATCCATCCGATCACCGTCCTGATGGCGCTCCCCTTCTCGTTCACCGGCGCGGTATTGGCGCTGTTCCTGACCGGCAAGTCCTTGAACATCTACTCGATGATCGGCATCATCCTGCTGATGGGACTCGTCAAGAAGAACTCGATCATCCTGGTGGACTACACCAACCAGCTGCGGCGCGCCGGCCGCAGCCGGGAGGAGGCGCTGCTGGAGGCCTGCCCGGTGCGCCTGCGGCCGATCGTGATGACCTCGCTCGCCACCATCGCCGGCGCCCTGCCCGCCGCCATCTCGCTCGGTCCGGGCGCCGAGCTGCGCCAGCCGATGGCCCTGGCGGTGATCGGCGGAGTGCTGGTGTCTACCCTGTTGACGCTGTTCGCCGTCCCCGCCGCCTACCACCTCTTCGACGCCTGGATGGGCACGCGCCGCGAAGCGTTCGAGAGGTCTTACGCCGACGCCGTGGCCGCCACCGGGGTGGCCACCCCCGCGCCGCTCGAGCACGGCCCCTGA
- a CDS encoding efflux RND transporter periplasmic adaptor subunit, with protein sequence MNRALDRLLRGSVAALVLLTAAGCARDKAATAAASPAGKPAAQAGGSGFAPPPVPVEVQTVQRRDVDYSLSAVGSLEAREIVRIPARVAGVIESLNFQEGEKVTPQKVLARIDPEHYRLAAQRAEAEYQQAEAQAREAQAALDKRHALREKDAGWVTAEELSNFQAQLDRAQAAVASAKAQWDLARKDARDSEVRAETAGYIDDKLADTGQYLTAGTPVATMVDARKLKLSFRVSESEAQRLTPDSKVSFKIRGLPGREFPAKLYHLGQTADPGTRMVQCLAWAENETGELRPGSFADVAIHLEDRKASVVVPQTAVLPTDRGFVGYVLKGDDRVERRLLKLGLFTKEGDVEVLEGLSLGDRVITRGASILTEDSVVKPTAPEKTP encoded by the coding sequence ATGAACCGAGCCCTCGATCGCCTGCTGCGCGGCTCTGTCGCGGCGCTTGTTCTGCTGACGGCGGCCGGCTGCGCCCGGGACAAGGCGGCCACCGCCGCCGCCTCTCCGGCCGGCAAGCCGGCGGCGCAGGCCGGCGGCTCCGGCTTCGCGCCGCCGCCCGTTCCGGTCGAGGTGCAGACGGTGCAGCGCCGCGACGTCGACTACTCGCTGTCGGCGGTCGGCTCGCTCGAAGCGCGCGAGATCGTGCGCATTCCCGCCCGCGTCGCCGGCGTCATCGAGAGCTTGAATTTCCAGGAAGGCGAGAAGGTCACGCCCCAGAAGGTCCTGGCCCGCATCGATCCGGAGCACTACCGGCTGGCGGCGCAGCGCGCCGAGGCGGAGTACCAGCAGGCCGAGGCCCAGGCGCGCGAGGCGCAGGCGGCGCTCGACAAGCGGCACGCCTTGCGCGAGAAGGATGCCGGATGGGTGACCGCCGAGGAGCTGTCGAACTTCCAGGCTCAGCTCGACCGAGCCCAGGCCGCCGTGGCCTCCGCCAAGGCGCAGTGGGACCTGGCGCGCAAAGACGCGCGCGACTCGGAGGTGCGCGCCGAGACGGCCGGCTACATCGACGACAAGCTGGCGGACACGGGGCAATACCTGACCGCGGGCACACCCGTGGCGACGATGGTGGACGCGCGCAAGCTGAAGCTCTCCTTCCGGGTCTCCGAATCGGAGGCGCAGCGCCTGACTCCCGACTCGAAGGTGTCCTTCAAGATCCGCGGATTGCCGGGACGCGAGTTCCCGGCGAAGCTCTACCACCTCGGGCAGACGGCCGATCCGGGCACGCGCATGGTCCAGTGCCTCGCCTGGGCGGAGAATGAGACGGGCGAGCTGCGCCCCGGCTCCTTCGCCGATGTCGCCATCCACCTGGAGGACCGCAAGGCGTCGGTGGTGGTCCCGCAGACCGCCGTCCTCCCCACCGACCGCGGCTTCGTCGGCTACGTCCTGAAGGGCGACGACCGCGTCGAGCGGCGCCTGCTCAAGCTGGGGCTGTTCACCAAGGAAGGCGACGTGGAGGTCCTGGAGGGACTGAGCCTCGGGGACAGGGTCATCACCCGGGGCGCCAGCATTCTCACCGAGGATTCCGTCGTCAAGCCGACCGCTCCCGAGAAGACGCCATGA
- a CDS encoding ABC transporter ATP-binding protein, which produces MASATPLILLEDVTRVYRMGDVEVPALRGVNLSIEQGEFVAIMGASGSGKTTLMNTVGCLDRPTSGRYLLEGREVSRLTREELAEVRNATLGFVFQSFNLLPRTSALENVELPLLYAGVGTRERARRAEEALGRVGLAGRLDHSPGQLSGGQQQRVAIARALVTRPKVILADEPTGNLDSKTGVEVMALMQELGRDGITIVLVTHESDIASYASRVVVMRDGQVRSDRRQTPMVARPEEAPEEGDVA; this is translated from the coding sequence ATGGCGTCCGCGACGCCGCTCATCCTCCTGGAGGACGTCACCCGCGTCTACCGCATGGGGGACGTCGAGGTGCCCGCGCTGCGCGGCGTCAATCTCTCCATCGAGCAGGGGGAATTCGTCGCGATCATGGGGGCCTCGGGCTCCGGCAAGACGACGCTCATGAACACCGTCGGCTGTCTCGATCGCCCCACTTCGGGCCGCTACCTCCTGGAAGGACGTGAAGTCTCGAGGCTCACCCGCGAGGAGCTGGCGGAGGTGCGCAACGCCACCTTGGGCTTCGTCTTCCAGAGCTTCAATCTCCTGCCGCGCACCAGCGCGCTGGAGAACGTCGAGCTGCCCCTGCTGTACGCCGGCGTCGGCACCCGCGAGCGCGCCCGCCGCGCCGAGGAAGCCCTGGGGCGAGTCGGCCTCGCCGGGCGGCTCGACCACTCCCCCGGCCAGCTCTCCGGCGGCCAGCAGCAGCGCGTCGCCATCGCGCGCGCCCTGGTCACGCGTCCCAAGGTGATCCTGGCGGACGAGCCGACCGGCAACCTCGATTCCAAGACCGGCGTCGAGGTCATGGCGCTGATGCAGGAGCTGGGGCGCGACGGCATCACCATCGTCCTGGTGACCCACGAATCGGACATCGCCTCCTACGCCTCGCGCGTCGTGGTGATGCGCGACGGGCAGGTGCGCTCCGACCGGCGACAGACGCCGATGGTGGCGCGCCCCGAGGAGGCGCCGGAAGAGGGAGACGTTGCATGA
- a CDS encoding TolC family protein: MICAAGILALTLLAAAAPPVPSGAQSSPALAKARERGSLTLMDSFVLAAAYNERVERVREDLDQARLLRKSAIAEVLPDLTLNDDYYRQNPVNITDAGNVFSVAEWRNETRVTLTQPIFHGLRDRSFLKYSESNLESNRYRVEEARRLIYGAVAESFYGALQVQGQMRALQDTVELERERLREVEARHEAGLARRTEVLLVKSELEQDESNLIRATNQLQGTRFQLAFWTTAPVELPLEDDLFLPDVPVPPPGTAGQEEMLGAMMAVARANRSDLRAADKAVEAAEYQVSTARGEFFPAIDFEGNYYLSRKNYSTFAEETDWSAQIFFTVPLFDGGRIRANVLTAKSQMRQASLQRDELLRQVELDVQNAYLTLQSDLATLGTLQASVTAAEENNNLVNEEYRRGLATNLEVVTGGNQLLSARLNQEHQKYQVRLDYVLLKLVQGLVPEGAQPDPWIGPAPDSSQKGEP; this comes from the coding sequence TTGATCTGCGCCGCCGGCATCCTGGCGCTCACCTTGCTCGCGGCCGCCGCGCCGCCGGTGCCCTCGGGGGCGCAGTCCTCACCGGCCCTGGCCAAGGCGCGCGAGCGCGGCTCTTTGACCCTGATGGACTCGTTTGTCCTCGCCGCCGCCTATAACGAGCGGGTCGAACGGGTGCGCGAGGATCTCGACCAGGCGCGCCTGCTGCGCAAGAGCGCCATCGCCGAGGTCCTCCCTGACCTCACGCTCAACGACGATTACTACCGCCAGAATCCCGTGAACATCACGGATGCCGGCAACGTCTTCTCGGTGGCGGAATGGCGCAACGAGACGCGTGTGACCCTCACCCAGCCGATCTTCCACGGCCTGCGCGACCGCAGCTTCCTGAAGTATTCCGAGAGCAACCTCGAGTCGAACCGCTACCGGGTGGAGGAGGCGCGGCGTCTGATCTACGGGGCCGTCGCCGAGTCCTTCTACGGCGCGCTGCAGGTGCAGGGGCAGATGCGCGCCTTGCAGGACACCGTCGAGCTGGAGCGCGAGCGCCTGCGCGAGGTGGAGGCGCGCCACGAGGCAGGGCTGGCCCGGCGCACCGAGGTGCTGCTGGTGAAATCGGAGCTGGAGCAGGACGAGTCGAACCTGATCCGCGCCACGAACCAGCTGCAGGGAACACGCTTCCAGCTCGCCTTCTGGACCACGGCGCCGGTCGAGCTTCCCCTGGAGGACGATCTCTTCCTCCCCGATGTCCCCGTGCCTCCCCCCGGGACGGCAGGCCAGGAGGAAATGCTCGGCGCCATGATGGCGGTCGCCCGCGCCAACCGCAGCGACCTGCGCGCCGCCGACAAGGCGGTGGAGGCCGCCGAGTACCAGGTCTCGACCGCCCGCGGCGAGTTCTTCCCCGCCATCGACTTCGAGGGAAACTACTACCTCAGCCGCAAGAACTACTCCACCTTCGCGGAGGAGACCGACTGGTCCGCCCAGATCTTCTTCACGGTTCCCCTGTTCGACGGCGGGCGGATTCGCGCCAATGTCCTCACCGCCAAGTCGCAGATGCGCCAGGCGAGCCTGCAGCGCGACGAGCTGCTGCGGCAGGTGGAGCTCGACGTCCAGAACGCCTACCTCACGCTGCAATCCGACCTGGCGACGCTTGGGACGCTGCAGGCCAGCGTCACGGCGGCGGAGGAGAACAACAACCTGGTGAATGAAGAGTATCGCCGCGGCCTGGCCACCAATCTGGAGGTGGTGACCGGCGGCAACCAGCTCCTCTCGGCGCGCCTCAACCAGGAGCACCAGAAATACCAGGTCCGCCTCGACTACGTCCTCCTGAAGCTGGTCCAGGGGCTCGTCCCCGAAGGGGCGCAGCCCGATCCCTGGATCGGGCCGGCTCCCGACTCCTCCCAGAAAGGGGAACCATGA
- a CDS encoding helix-turn-helix domain-containing protein, producing MSGRRLAGEARSQAIVQSALGLFAREGFDGTTTRQLARAAGVSEALLFKHFPNKQALYRAILESKIREAESALPLDETLDRLEDEEFFLKIATHIMRRVDADDAFCRLMIRSALDGHELALQFHHARAGRLLTRIARRLKDRYRRLGIRDGLNPALAARLFNGMILSSMMQRRFFNDEVIMRTPIDPLARAVVRVFLQGTGAPGRRS from the coding sequence ATGTCGGGTCGCAGGCTGGCGGGCGAAGCGCGATCCCAGGCCATCGTCCAGTCGGCCCTCGGATTGTTCGCGCGGGAGGGGTTCGACGGCACCACCACCCGCCAGCTGGCGCGCGCCGCGGGGGTGAGCGAGGCGCTGCTCTTCAAGCACTTCCCCAACAAGCAGGCGCTGTACCGGGCCATCCTGGAGTCGAAAATCCGTGAGGCCGAGAGCGCCCTGCCCCTCGACGAGACGCTCGATCGCCTGGAGGACGAGGAGTTCTTCCTCAAGATTGCCACCCATATCATGCGCCGGGTCGATGCCGACGACGCCTTCTGCCGTCTGATGATCCGCAGCGCGCTGGACGGCCACGAGCTGGCGCTCCAGTTCCACCATGCGCGCGCCGGCCGGCTCCTGACCCGGATAGCGCGGCGCCTGAAGGATCGCTATCGTAGGCTGGGCATCCGCGATGGGCTCAACCCCGCCCTCGCAGCCCGGCTCTTCAACGGGATGATTCTCTCTTCGATGATGCAGCGCCGGTTCTTCAACGACGAGGTCATCATGCGCACGCCCATCGATCCGCTGGCCCGGGCGGTGGTGCGCGTATTCCTGCAAGGCACCGGCGCACCGGGGAGGCGATCTTGA
- a CDS encoding ABC transporter permease produces MSPFSILRVAWKALLRNRMRSFLTTLGVIIGVAAVIAMVAIGEGAKARVEQSFAAMGTSMLIVMSGTTTSGGARGGFGSMPTLTWDDLRAIQTEVPSVRLAVPSLRSVSQVLSEDQNWTTTITGTTPEYFDIRSWGMQRGAAFTSSDVDGATKVAVLGQTVSDRLFGPGNDAVGQIVRIRNIPFQVVGVMQRKGQSPQGQDYDDAVLVPASTFQTKIQGGLQKFINGAIFVGAVSPGETARAESEVTALLRDRHRIQPGTDDDFSIRNLTEIASAQQEGTRTLTLLLSSIAAVSLLVGGIGIMNIMLVSVTERTREIGLRMAVGAKPKDILAQFLAEALALSTAGGLFGVGLGLFVANRLATQFDWPMLVRPDIILISVGFSSLVGIAFGLYPARKASLLDPIEALRYE; encoded by the coding sequence ATGAGCCCGTTTTCAATCCTGCGCGTCGCCTGGAAGGCGCTGCTGCGCAACCGGATGCGCTCTTTCCTCACCACCCTGGGGGTGATCATCGGCGTGGCGGCGGTGATCGCCATGGTGGCGATCGGCGAGGGGGCCAAGGCGCGCGTCGAGCAGTCGTTCGCCGCCATGGGGACGAGCATGCTGATCGTCATGTCGGGGACGACCACCTCGGGAGGGGCGCGCGGCGGCTTCGGATCGATGCCGACGCTCACCTGGGACGATCTGCGCGCCATCCAGACGGAGGTGCCGAGCGTGCGGCTCGCCGTCCCCTCGCTGCGCTCCGTCTCGCAGGTCCTCAGCGAGGATCAGAACTGGACCACCACGATCACCGGGACGACCCCCGAGTACTTCGACATCCGCTCCTGGGGGATGCAGCGCGGGGCCGCGTTCACCTCTTCCGACGTGGATGGCGCGACCAAGGTGGCGGTCCTCGGACAGACGGTCTCGGACCGCCTTTTCGGGCCGGGCAACGACGCCGTCGGACAGATCGTCCGCATCCGCAACATCCCGTTCCAGGTGGTCGGCGTCATGCAGCGCAAGGGGCAGTCGCCCCAGGGTCAGGACTACGACGACGCCGTGCTCGTCCCGGCCTCCACCTTCCAGACCAAGATCCAGGGAGGGCTGCAGAAGTTCATCAACGGGGCGATCTTCGTGGGCGCCGTCTCCCCGGGCGAGACCGCCCGCGCCGAGAGCGAGGTGACGGCGCTGCTGCGCGACCGCCACCGGATTCAGCCCGGGACCGATGACGATTTCTCCATCCGCAACCTGACCGAAATCGCCAGCGCCCAGCAGGAAGGGACGCGCACGCTGACGCTGCTGCTGTCGAGCATCGCCGCCGTGTCGCTGCTGGTGGGCGGCATCGGCATCATGAACATCATGCTGGTCAGCGTCACGGAGCGGACGCGCGAGATCGGGCTTCGTATGGCGGTCGGCGCGAAGCCCAAGGACATCCTGGCGCAGTTTCTGGCGGAGGCGCTGGCCCTGTCGACCGCCGGGGGACTGTTCGGCGTCGGGCTGGGCCTCTTCGTCGCCAACCGCCTCGCCACCCAGTTCGACTGGCCGATGCTGGTGCGGCCCGACATCATCCTGATTTCAGTCGGCTTCAGCTCGCTGGTGGGAATCGCCTTCGGATTGTACCCGGCGCGCAAAGCCTCCCTGCTGGATCCGATTGAAGCGCTGCGTTACGAGTAA
- a CDS encoding efflux RND transporter periplasmic adaptor subunit, protein MPEPNRKRSRRAFWLLALAAAILVLAVLGFGRSEKKSDLKFDTGAVDRGRIAARVTATGTLSPLVQVQVGSQVSGRIQALFADFNSTVKKGEVIARLDPQLFEAAVRQSSANLSAAEANLARSQALAEDARLKYERAKTSEIQKLISESDLETARATADSANASVVASRSEVEQARASLHQAQINLAYTTIVSPTDGTVISRSVDVGQTVAASLSAPTLFTIAEDLRKMQVDTSVAEADVGKLQAGMEASFFVDAFPSERFKGRVRQIRNAPQTVQNVVTYDAVLDVDNPDLKLKPGMTANVTFLVAEREGVLRVPNAALRFRPPPEMLGGGKGGGAAAAGGASGGEAAGGAARGGGGRSGGRGAWRGGGAGGAGGPGGAGGETPDRKSVWVMRGDKPTPVSIRAGVSDGSLTEVVEGELREGDRVIIGASGGSSNPAGAGGGGPGSFRRIF, encoded by the coding sequence ATGCCGGAGCCGAACCGAAAGCGCTCACGCCGAGCTTTCTGGCTTCTCGCCTTGGCGGCAGCCATCCTGGTCCTCGCCGTTTTGGGGTTCGGCCGCTCCGAGAAGAAGAGCGACCTGAAATTCGACACCGGAGCGGTCGACCGCGGGCGGATCGCCGCCCGGGTCACGGCCACCGGCACGCTGTCGCCGCTCGTGCAGGTGCAGGTCGGCAGCCAGGTCTCCGGCCGCATCCAGGCGCTCTTCGCGGATTTCAACTCCACCGTCAAGAAAGGTGAGGTGATCGCCCGGCTCGATCCGCAGCTGTTCGAAGCGGCGGTGCGCCAGAGCTCGGCCAACCTGAGCGCGGCGGAGGCGAACCTGGCCCGCAGCCAGGCACTCGCGGAGGACGCGCGGCTGAAGTACGAGCGCGCCAAGACGAGTGAGATCCAGAAGCTGATCTCCGAGTCGGATCTGGAGACGGCGCGGGCCACCGCCGATTCCGCCAACGCCTCGGTGGTCGCGTCCAGGAGCGAGGTCGAGCAGGCGCGCGCCTCCCTGCACCAGGCGCAGATCAACCTGGCCTACACCACCATCGTCTCCCCCACCGACGGCACCGTCATCTCGCGCAGCGTCGACGTCGGCCAGACGGTGGCCGCCTCGCTGTCGGCCCCGACGCTGTTCACCATCGCCGAGGATCTGCGCAAGATGCAGGTCGACACCAGCGTGGCCGAGGCCGACGTCGGCAAGCTGCAAGCGGGCATGGAGGCCTCTTTCTTCGTCGACGCCTTCCCGAGCGAGCGCTTCAAGGGGAGGGTCCGCCAGATTCGCAACGCCCCGCAGACGGTGCAGAACGTGGTCACCTATGACGCCGTGCTCGACGTCGACAATCCCGACCTGAAGCTCAAGCCGGGGATGACGGCCAACGTCACGTTCCTGGTCGCCGAGCGCGAGGGAGTGCTGCGCGTCCCCAACGCGGCGCTGCGTTTCCGGCCGCCGCCCGAGATGCTGGGCGGTGGAAAGGGGGGTGGCGCTGCCGCAGCCGGTGGCGCCTCAGGCGGTGAGGCCGCTGGCGGCGCTGCGCGCGGCGGAGGAGGCCGCTCCGGCGGACGAGGCGCGTGGCGTGGCGGCGGGGCCGGAGGAGCAGGAGGCCCGGGCGGCGCAGGCGGGGAGACTCCCGACCGCAAGAGTGTCTGGGTGATGCGCGGCGACAAGCCCACGCCCGTGTCGATCCGGGCCGGCGTCAGTGACGGCAGCCTCACCGAGGTGGTGGAAGGAGAGCTGCGCGAAGGCGATCGCGTGATCATCGGCGCCTCCGGAGGCTCCTCCAATCCCGCGGGCGCCGGAGGGGGCGGTCCCGGCTCGTTCCGCAGGATCTTCTGA